AATTTTATTAATAAAGTAAAAGCAAATCCAAGGGCAAATCTTGAAAAACTTGCAAAAGACACTTTAGCAACAAAAGGCATTAATTATGACCAATTAAAAAAACAATATCAACACAAAGTCAAAATGCCATCAGTAACATTTTCATACAAATACAAACCACAAAACCGTTGATCTATGGGTAATGTTCCATTCCCTTGAGATCCTAGAAAAATAAGCTTTCGCAGAGTACCAGCTTCCGGAGTTCCACAAAACAATGATACTTATAATAGATATTCAGCCGGAGTATGAAGGTCACATGTAAAAACTGCTTCATTTGCAGCAATAAATTTTGGACTAGCCGTGGCTTATGGTTTTGCTCTTAATTTTGTTGCTGCTGTTTCAGCCGGTGCGGCAGGCTCAATGCTTAGTTATCTTTCAGCAAAATACAAAGAACTTTATGATCAACTACAAAAAGCTCCTTTTGATATTAGTGATAAAATCAAAGGGCAAATGGCAAGCCATGCAAATGCAATTGGTATTGCAGGTAGCGTTAACAAATGACTTCGAGGAGTTTTAACTCTTGCAAATAGTGTTAGAAAAATACAAACAACTGTTAGACCAGCATTATTAGCTTCAAGTGTTCTTTCAAATGCTGGCGCTATTATTTCATTAATCGATTTAACTCAAGGACTCATTAGCGAACTTATAGACCGTCTAGTGATTATTGATAATTAATTTGAAATTTTTAGGAAATAGCAAGTCAAAAATCTATTAAAACTTAAAAAAAAAAAAAAAGCCACTTAAATAAGTGGTTTTTTTTTTTTTTTTTAAGTTTTAATAATTTAATTTTTATACAGGGTTAATTATATGGTGCTCTCGACAAGACTTGAACTTGCACCCGTTTCCGGATTAGAACCTCAATCTAACGTGTATACCAATTTCACCACGAGAGCTTATATGGCGGATCAGACAGGATTTGAACCTGCGCGGGTTTTTTTGAACCCCTAATACGTTTCCAACATATCCTCTTAAGCCTCTTGAGTACTGATCCAAAGTAACATAAGATTTAACACTATAATTATACAACAAAAAAAAGGATTACTATTAATTTAGATTCAAATTTTTAAACTTCTAAATTAAAGGAAGCAAAAGTTCAAAAGAATGGCTCCTAAGAATAAATGATTAGCAAAGGGTTAAGTTTTGAATGAACAATATATCTAAAAATTCATTAATGATTTTTTGTTATTCAAGATAATTATAACACAAAAAAATTTTTTAGTAAAAAATTTTTGAAATATAACCATCACAAAAGAAAAATCTACTTAACAGTCAAATAAAGCGAATTAAAAAAGCTAAAATTTTAACTTAAAAAGCAAAATTATGTGATTTTTAAACTACTTTTTTAGTTCAAAACACTGACAAAAATCATAAAAATACAACTGCTATTTAAACTCAATGTAAAAAGAAAACTCTTTTTTATTTAAATTGAGCCTAAAAAAATATATGAAGTTTTGAAAGAACAATAAATAAAAGCCTTAAATTTGTAGATTTCTAAACGGTCAAATTTAAGGCATTCCATCATACTTAAAAACATGATGGAAAATTCGCATTTTCTGATTTTTTTATGGCAAAAACATAACTTAATCCCCCTTAATTCAATATCAAAATTTATTAATTATTCTTAAGTGAGATTAATTATAACATAACTTTATTTTTGACCAAGCATTTTCTTTTTTTTTTTTTTTTTGTAAAAGGTTGATTTTAATGCATTATGCAATATTTTAAAACATAGTACAAAATTTGCATTATTTGATTTTTTAGGAAAAGAACATATTTAATTCCTCCTTAATTCTAATGTCAAAATTTATTAATTATTCTTAGTTGAAGTGATTATAACATATTTTTTTCTTAGACCAAGCATTTTACCCGAATTTCACGGTTTGATAAGATAATCTATTGAAAGGTATTATTGAACTTTATAAAAACGAAAATAGTTTTAAAAATTAAATAAAAGAACAGCATGCTTGCTGTTCTTTTTTCTTTTGTTTATATTATTAAAATTATTCAGGTAATTCAGGTGGTCAAAACGGACCTAGCATATCATAGTAATTAATTGGGTCGTATAATAAAGGTTTTCCATCATGACTAGTAATAGAGACTATTCAAGAAGATTTGTGTGCTAGGTTTTCAAAGTCTGGGGCGTTAAATTGTTGTTGATTATAATTTCAAGTAAGACTAACTTTTGATAAATCGGGTTTATCTCTGTCATGGTCTTTATTTTTTACATATAAGATGTTTCAAGTCCCACCGTTATATCCAGTAAAACCACCGACAAGTCCAGTTTGTATTCTAAGGTTTTTGGTATCGAAATTATAACCAGTACTTGTATTCCGATTATTTGTTAGTTTAGGGATTGCTCTATTTAAAAAGAAAATATCATTAAGTTGCAGATCATTTGTTGTTCATTCAACCGAAGGTGCAGATCAAAATACTTTTGAAATGTCTTTTGGAAATTTATTAATTCGGGGAATTGCATGAGTATCATCAAAACTATCACCTCATTGTCTGTTCCATCTTCTTCGATAGTCCGAACCTTGAGTTACTATCGATAAAGCATCATGAGGTGCAGCAGTACTTGCATAAGGCATTATATGCCCAGGGGTAGCATAAGGAGAATTAAGCACAAATGAATAAGTCGAAGCTGGACTAGTTATATCAGGATTTTTAAATTGTAGTGAAATTGGCAAATTAACAACTCTCCCCGCTGGATATCATAGCGGCTTTGCATTTGCAAACTTTGCAGGCAGTTGGAAAGTTCCTAAATTAGTATTAATTCTTCAATAAAGAGTCACATATTTTATCCCAAAGCCAGCATCGGTTTTTGTCCTAATTGCAACTGGCTCTTCAGGAACTTCAATATCTTGGACTGGTTGGCCAGTATTCCAACTCGGGCTATTAAAAATTTGACTATCAGGGGTACCAATTTGCCTACTGCTAACTGAATGTCCAAATTGTTTATTAATAATAACTTTTAGCCAGTCTTGTTCATCATAAGGTGTTAAATGCGGGAATTCACCAAAAGGATTGTAGTCTTTTCCAGTTTTTTGGATCAAATCAAGTGGATCGTAAATTGCATAACTAAAGCCAATTAGCCCTGGATTCATATAATCAACATTAGTTGGGGTAACAATAGCAGCACTAGACTGAAGTCTAAATGTTATTGATTGAGGCTTAGCAGTGGTAGATTGACCGGTTGTACCAATCTGACTACTTTGAGTGCCATTACCACTTCCTGTAGTTTGATCTTCTTTGCTAGGATCAAATTGATAGTTATTTGTATCCTTCATTGTGACTTTAATTTGAGCACCAACAATTGATTTTAAAGTTTTTGGCTGCAACTTAAATGTTGCTGTTAGTCTTTGAGGATCTCATTTTAAGTCTGATAAGACAACATCATTATTAAAATGACCTTTTTGTTGTTGTTGGTAATTACTTGCCGTTGATAAATCTTTTTCAACTGGATTTTGGTTTGCTACATTGGTATTACCGTGAGTTCTATGAGGGATTAACTCAGCCTTAAGATTTTGTTTTAGCCATTTCATAGTTATTGCAGTTCCGGCTTGCTCGTTAAATTTAACGTAGACTTGCTCACCTTCATAATAATCATATCTTAGCGGGTGAGATCAAGCTGATTCCAGACTAACAGGAACATTAAGCGGAGCAAAGTAAATGTCGTTGAATTTTGATCCGCTTTTAGAAGCACTTTTAACCGGCAAGCCATCAACATCTTTAAGATATTTTAGTAGTTGCTCGTCATGTTGTAAGTTTTCAATTTTATGACTTTCTTTAATTGCTGAATCATAAGGAATAATTTCGGTTACTTGATAAATTGCTCCTGGTTCAAGATTTGCAATATTAAAAGTTAAAGTTTGGGTTTTTGGATCAATTAAAACTGGGTTTGAATTTGAATCAATTGTTAAATCATTACCAATAGGAGGAAAGACTTTTTTGTATGATACTATAAAAGGAACATCGGCAATTGAATCAGCTTGCTTTGGATCTTTTAGTTTTACACTAAGATTTACAGTTGTCGTTGAAATTGCCTTTAGGCTTACTGCATCGCTATCAGCTAAATTTAATTTTTTAGCTGTTGTTCGAAACTCTCGCAGATCTTTTTTTGCCCCTGAGGCAATTTCGGGAGCAAATGCAACAGTTAAATCTTGGGCAAGTTGGTTAACATTTGAAGCAGTAGCTCCTCCAGCTCCTCCAGCTCCTGCAGTACCTCCACCATTTCTTTGTAATGTTAGAGTTATATTATTATACTCAGTAAATTGATTTAAAGAAGAAACTTTAAAGGTAATTTTATTTTCAGCAGGAGGGACGGAATTTTGTTGAGTTCCGTCTTTGGTGGTGTTGTTAGCTCCACCAGATCCAGCAGGTTGTGGCGGTTGAGCTGGTGTAGTAGGATTCTTCTCAGTAACAGTAAATTTAGGACTGAAGCCAGCATCTTGGAGATCTTTAGTTCAACCTTCAAGTTCGATTGTAGCATCATTATCATTAATTTCTGTTTTAACAATATTTGTTATTAAAGGTTGAGTAATAAAATCAAGAATAACTTGGTTTCTTGAGGTGCTTGAAGAACTTGAGGAGCTTGTAGAAGAACCTGAACCACCAGTAGCAAATTTTCAACCTTGAGTTAAATTAGGATTTGGATCTTTTTGAGACTCATCAACTTTAAGATCAACAGTTTTTGATGTCAAGGCATTAATTTTGTATTTTCTTCCAGGCTCAAGGATATTTAAGAATTTAAAGGTAGCTTGTAGTTTATCCTGTCCGCCACTTCCTGTAGTAATAGTAGTTGTTGCACCAATTGATTGGGATTTATCACCTTTTTCAAGATACAAGGTAACAAGATCGTCTTTTAAGAAAGCATCATTTTGGTCAAATTCTAGCGTAATTGTTGCTGAATCGGTTGTTACGTCTTTAATTTCGGTTTTAATTAATCTAGTATTTTCAGCTGTTGAGTAAAACTTACGTTGTAAGGCACTTTCTTGGTTAATTGGGGTGTCGAAGGTGATAGGGGTTCCAGACCTAGTTGATTTATCTTTAATTGATTCAATAATATATTGTTTTGCTTTTTTGAGGCCAGAATTAATTTCAAATTGTAATGTTGAAGTAATCTGCCCTGCTTGTGCAGTTAATCGTTTTGTGGTAGTTACTCTTTTATCGCTTTGTGTTCAAGAACTAGGAATGTATTTATTTCCAAATTGTTCGTCAATTTTGGCGTTTAATTCAAGATTTTTATTATTTAACTCACCATTGTTGTTGTAAAATTCAACATCAACATTAGTTTGACCTTCAGAAACAGACTCATATTTAATTGCCTTAATTGCATTTTTAGTTTTTAAGTCAATAGTTGCATTAACTGGCGGAGTTACTTTTAATTTTTGTGGCAAGCGAACGGCGTAACTATTCTGAACCCCTTCTTTTAGATTAAATATATAATTTTTAATTGTATATTTATCTCCAGGAATAAGACCTTTGGCTTCAAGAACAATTCGTCTTATAGTACGGCCACTTGTAGTTACACTTGATTCAGCTATCAGTTTTGATTCAGTATAAAAGATTTTTCTTTCAACCGATTCAAGTTCAAGTTGAATATTATATTTATCTTTTAAAAAGGTTCAATCACCACTATCAAGCTCAATTTGGAAATAACCATTTGTAAGTTCAGCCTGGTTTTTTTGTCTACCGCTAACTGTTATTCTTGAATTTCTTGTCGTTGAACTTGTTACACTTGTAATTGCTGTTGTTTCAACTGTTGTATTAACAATGGTTTGTCATTTTTCTGCCTCAGAAGTTTCAACTCTTTTGTCAAGAGGTTGCAATTTTTCTTTGTCAATATAAAGGCTTAATGGTGTCAGGTTTTGTCCTTTAGCCGCAAGACTAATTTCTTCAATTAAGTACCAATTACCTTTTTCAAGCCCGCCTAGTTCAAATTCTAAAAAGGTAATTCCAAAATTTTCTTCACTTTCTTGTTGAGCTTGAACTGCTGCACTTGGTTGTCTTTGAGGCACTCTAACTGTAACTGAATCAATATTTTCGGTTGAAGATGGATCAGTAGCACTAGCCGTTGTTGGATCTCACCAACCATAGGTATTGTTCTTTCTACGAAGTTTTTTGAACTTAATAATAGCTCGATGATTGCTAAAGTCTAATTTTTGTGAGTTTTCAACAGCTAAATTTAGTTTAATGCTTGTTTCACTAGGAACATAAGTCATTTTTGTAATCAGTGGGGCAGTATTAAAACTAAATGAAGACTGGACACTTGGCTGAGAAGAAAAATTAACCGCAACTGGAGCATTAGGATCAGGAACAATAATTTTAATTTGTTGGGCTTCATCTTCAAGACCAATTATTGTATATTGTGCTCCTGCATCTAAATTATCAAGATCAAATTCATAGTAATAATGAGCCTGGGCTGGTTGGTTATTTAGTCAACCCTGAGAAGTCTGACCTTGAGTTTGCACTAAATTAGCCTGAACAGAAGTTGTTGTCGTATTAGAAATTCCTTGTTTTGAAGATTTATAAACTAATTTTAGTCTTGTTGATTTTTCCTCAAGCGGTTTGTCTTGACTTGCGAAAAATACTCTAACTTTTGCTTTTTGCCAAGGTTTACCATTTCTTTTATTATCTAATTGATAAGTAATTCCTAGAGCGGTTGCAGATTCAAAAGTTGTTTTAAATTGTTTTTCTTGGCCAGGAGTTTGTTGACCTGAGTCTTGCTGTGCATTTTCCTGGATTTTTTGGTCGTCAAATTCAATATTTTGCTGATTTTGAAATTGAGTCTGAGCACCACCAAGGTTAGCTTGAGTTTGGTTTTGAGCTTGATCAAAAACTAATGAAGTAATGCTATAGTCAGTATTTTTATCAAGATTTTTTAATTGGAAGACAACTTTTGAAGTTTTTTCAATTTGATCAGCAATAATTGTGCCTGCTTCTTCCATTGTTTGGTTAGTACCATATGTAAAAGTTCCTTTTACAGCTTTACCAATAAATGAACCATTTGGATCTTCGATTACTAGTTCAATTGTTGCACTTGTTTCTGAAATTGCTTTTTTACGGATTGCAATTATTTTTGTATTTGTATAAAAACTACGTTTTGCAATAGTAACTGATTCTTTAATTGCAATTGGTGGAACTTCTAAGTTTGGTAACAAAGAAGAAGAAGAAGAAGAAGAGTCTTTTTGCTGATCATTAAGAAAATCAAGTGATTCAACAACATATTTTCCTGGTTCATTAATATTATTAATTGTTACTTCAACAGTTGGCTCTGGAGCACTTGTATTTACTTTTGATTTAAAATCATTAAAATTGTCTTTGTTAATTTCAACACTTTGTCCTAAACCTTTTGGACTTTTATAGTTGACTTTGATTTTTTGGTGTGTTTCAAGAAAGGCTTTGAATTTTGGATCAAATTTAATTGTTAGTTTTGCATTATTTTGACTAAAATCAGGTTCAATGTCAATTGACTTTACATCAACTTTAGCTGGATAAGTTAAAAATGCCCGTTTTTCTTCAGCCTGAGGTGAGAAATTGAAGAGTCCTGAATTTTCGTTAGATTCGGTCTTATCTAAAGCATTATCAGTATCGCCATTTGTATCGTAAGCAATTTTTGTTATGTAATATTGAGCAAAAGGATCTAATCCGGTTAGCGTAAATTTGAATGTTGTACTGTCTTGAATTGGCTCGTCTGCTGATTGTTTAGCTTGACCACTTGTTGCAGAAGTTTTTTGTAGCTCTGCTAATACATCCCGGATTGAGTCTTTTGCCTCATTACCATCGACAACTTTTTTAAACTGAATTTTTGCTTTTATTGATTTTTGACCGGCTTGAATGTGTTTAAATACATCTCCAGTATCTTTAAGATTTAAAATAAAATCATAATTTTCAGGGTTTGTATCATTACGGAACTGTAAAATTGAATTAACAATTGGTAAGGTAGCAAATTTTTTGGTTTCTTCAGTTACTTTTGTATCAAAAACAAAATTTAATGGTTTGGCAGAAGTTGTGCTTCGGCGACGTCTTGAGGACTGAGCTGCACCTGCTTGTTTTATTCCTAAAACACGAAATCCGGTACCTTTTTCAAGGCCTGTTAGTTCAGCTTTAAATTTAACATTAGCTTGGTCAGCGGCATCAAGAGTCAATGGAGCAGTTTTTTCAATAGTTGAACCTGTTTGGTAATAAACTAATTCTAACTTATCTTTATAGTCAACATGTTTTAAATACTCATCAGTTTTATCAAAAGTTAAAGTAATTGTTGCACTATCAACTTTTTTGTCATCAATATCAATGCTTACAATTTTTGCCGATTCAGGTCTAATGGTAAATTGACCACCAAATTCAACTTGTCCATTTCCAGCAACATTTCCTTCTATTTGTGTTTTTGTCCCTGGATCACTAAGTTTAATTGCAAAATCTGAAAAAACTTGATTTGAACTTGGATTAGTTTTTGTAGTTGGATCAACTTCGATCCGAGTTGCTTGAACCCCGGAAATTGTTTGCTGTGTTTTATCTATATCAGCTCAAGTTAGACTAAATAGTTTATAAATAGCATTTTTTTCTAAGTCTTCAAATTCAAAACTAAATTTAGAGTTTTTAATTTTTGCTTTTTTTGTAACATTATAAACTGTTTGCTGTTGAAGGTCTTCACCTTTTGCATCAACAACTTTTTGTAAAGTTGCTTCAACATCACGACCTTCAAATCCACCATTTGTGATATTTCTTCCGGCAAGTGGGTCTCTAATTGTAAAGCTAGCAAGATATTTTGTTTCAGAAATTTTATCAATTGAATAGGCAATTACTTCAGGTTTAGTTGCAAAATAAAGTTTTGATAAAACTTCAGGAGTTGTGGTAGCTTGATTTTGGGCTCCTTGGGCTGACTGAGGATCGCTAAATTTGAAAGTTTTTAGTCTTTTTGGTCCACCTTCAACTTCAGGAGTAATATCTTCTACTTTTGTAAGAACATATAAATTTCCAGGGTTAACTGAATTAAGACTAAGGTCAATAGTTGGCTTTGTGCCTTGACCTTGACTGGTTCCAAATTCTTGTTCGGTAGTTACTTGCTGACCAGTTTGACTATCTTGGAAAGTAAATTGAAGTTTTCTTTTTGTATTAGCACTACTTTGGTATAAAAATTGCTCATTTTGGGCAAAACTAACTGTAACATTAGCACTTGTATTATCAGATTTATAACTAATATCAGTAATTGTTGCTGATTCAGCATCAAGTACAAATTCTTTAGTTACTTTTTGATCTGGTTGGGTACCTGGTTGGGTAGGTTGGGTGCCTGGTTGGGTAGTAGCAGTAGTAGCACCGTCAAAGCCATCAACGGCTTCTCCGCCTTGAATTTGGTCAGGTTGAGGTTGGGTTGGCAAGCTGTCAAGAACTTTTAGCTCTTCAATTTCATATTGGCCAGCTTTTTCTAAACCACTAATGTCAAAAACGGCATTTCCGTTAATTATTTCAGCACTATAAACAGTTGGAATTTTAGGTTGAGGAGTTTGGTTACCTTTTGATTTAATTTTAATTTGTAAAAATTTATTATTTCAATTAGCACCATTGTCATTTAATTTAACATTAATTTGAACAGAAGTCTCAGAAGTTGAAATTGGCTTAATTTGGGCTAAACTTGGTCTTGGTGAGAAAAATTGTTTTTCAAAACCAGCCTGAGTATTTGGTGAGTTATCAAATTCAAATTTAAATTCTTGTTTTTTTAGATCAAGTTCATTTCGTACTTGGGTAGAGTCTTCTTTTAGTTTAATATTTTCAATTTCGTATTTATCTCCAGGAGATAAATTGCTTAAATTAAAGGTAATTGTTTTGGCTGATGTATCGACAGTTGCTTCAACTTGTTCAGTTTGGCTTGCTTGGGTTGATAAATTTTTATAGCTAAGCTCAATTTGTTTTCGGCCTAAATAGTCATCAATATTGTCAAGAGTAAGTTTAACATTTAAAGAGGTTGTCTGGATTGACTCAGTTTCAATTTTGACAATTTTTGCAGTCTTAGCTGTTGTAACAAATGATTTTTTAGCTTCTAAATCTGTATCAGTTTCAAGTAGTTCAATTTCTTCTTCTTGGATTGCGCTTTGGGAGTCAACATTAACTAAAACTGGATCTAAACTACGCTTAGAACGTCTTGAAGCAAAAGTCTGAACACCAGAATTAGCAGCGGGAGTAGTTTCTTTTTCAAATTTAACTGATTTAATTTTATATTTTGTTGCCTTTTCTAAATT
The sequence above is a segment of the Mesomycoplasma ovipneumoniae genome. Coding sequences within it:
- a CDS encoding DUF1410 domain-containing protein, coding for MKKANQEYQNNKTINNHLSKKLLASSGFLTGAIVSLSPYLAKVITPKTIYVQNFVADNVSPNSGDFSFKLQGKTKQDTDWAKKADLELVYISQKSRYSVKTKVEYDPKTDTFHTYADNLLGGSIYELQLVAPNNPRYYFSFSKTSQFFSTKNQVEKFSHYDIENDTILDLDLFDSQNLLDSANLILYYKEIGSNKIQEAKGQLVAKNDQKQASFVLRNLDRNQKYEIVGTKYYFDDPDQLFDLAISPLANRYFAPSPIAGKILNLSQKAYGLNSALLEISLAFENKNIKINPNEKINLEYYYKDELDNFQFGVANDVSLVVQNNKVFANLDLKQIPGGTKFWISRIWNNSGSLAISTNNNLSFISAPEIARIRTFVDANNTSSFDIKFNDQSLMLNGKEVKINFFADDQPTKMLSSSAQVVGNKLFSLAKNLPKEKHFTISSLEIVENATNFDENGQPQTSQIFFAQNFDQKQKKFFTNATSAMVESVVVDRISEDQSRISMILDSVDDFIKDKIATLYFKVAGSSNLIKSQAQAFSINGNKLVLSWDLINLEPGTNYLIDSVGIADSANEFVNKLFLNFGPNISTNKLTWTTRPAVSSITYTTKSDTAVELNIAFKNILESLKKAKITYKELIPGGTSKTIDAIIENNSIIANLEVNSLAKGQNYLIEKIEVEDYKSSKGDSDILGVSKTITPAQKIFGVHAPLVLTKIENLDEQQTTAKLKVTFSPETIKAIGNDKVKIYYSLAGSSQLLSAFANQTTNSQNPDNSLTFELSDLEIGSKYNINSIVLTKEVELNTQDTNRVLTERNILFGDADHKFDSSQSSFFTQSAIIEVGYDNSYEQRVIATFILADAKGVYNGKTATLKYRLKAKNGDENLATNANFKEGKISAKVNSARILFDITDLYKQGLYEIDKNSLELEGATTSPATAPVQANARVRRSLAQFADTNTTAILIPFKDKLLDSTEKSQFETIPKTANVTKIQLTNRTKNTAQFEIEFGKDFIPNHQNAQATNTEKLDDFLNKNKLKVRFKKYGGEQQEQIVEAKTDVASQKTTFELTGLENGQQYVILGFEQVQDGATQQSTPKVDIYLDDLDFYKDQIIATAAVIKKIEFDTEVETQARLRLELKDDGRYTAGKKLIVELEKIDGAQTQGQPQGQGNNLTLSGTSLNGIYDFTFLNLEKATKYKIKSVKFEKETTPAANSGVQTFASRRSKRSLDPVLVNVDSQSAIQEEEIELLETDTDLEAKKSFVTTAKTAKIVKIETESIQTTSLNVKLTLDNIDDYLGRKQIELSYKNLSTQASQTEQVEATVDTSAKTITFNLSNLSPGDKYEIENIKLKEDSTQVRNELDLKKQEFKFEFDNSPNTQAGFEKQFFSPRPSLAQIKPISTSETSVQINVKLNDNGANWNNKFLQIKIKSKGNQTPQPKIPTVYSAEIINGNAVFDISGLEKAGQYEIEELKVLDSLPTQPQPDQIQGGEAVDGFDGATTATTQPGTQPTQPGTQPDQKVTKEFVLDAESATITDISYKSDNTSANVTVSFAQNEQFLYQSSANTKRKLQFTFQDSQTGQQVTTEQEFGTSQGQGTKPTIDLSLNSVNPGNLYVLTKVEDITPEVEGGPKRLKTFKFSDPQSAQGAQNQATTTPEVLSKLYFATKPEVIAYSIDKISETKYLASFTIRDPLAGRNITNGGFEGRDVEATLQKVVDAKGEDLQQQTVYNVTKKAKIKNSKFSFEFEDLEKNAIYKLFSLTWADIDKTQQTISGVQATRIEVDPTTKTNPSSNQVFSDFAIKLSDPGTKTQIEGNVAGNGQVEFGGQFTIRPESAKIVSIDIDDKKVDSATITLTFDKTDEYLKHVDYKDKLELVYYQTGSTIEKTAPLTLDAADQANVKFKAELTGLEKGTGFRVLGIKQAGAAQSSRRRRSTTSAKPLNFVFDTKVTEETKKFATLPIVNSILQFRNDTNPENYDFILNLKDTGDVFKHIQAGQKSIKAKIQFKKVVDGNEAKDSIRDVLAELQKTSATSGQAKQSADEPIQDSTTFKFTLTGLDPFAQYYITKIAYDTNGDTDNALDKTESNENSGLFNFSPQAEEKRAFLTYPAKVDVKSIDIEPDFSQNNAKLTIKFDPKFKAFLETHQKIKVNYKSPKGLGQSVEINKDNFNDFKSKVNTSAPEPTVEVTINNINEPGKYVVESLDFLNDQQKDSSSSSSSLLPNLEVPPIAIKESVTIAKRSFYTNTKIIAIRKKAISETSATIELVIEDPNGSFIGKAVKGTFTYGTNQTMEEAGTIIADQIEKTSKVVFQLKNLDKNTDYSITSLVFDQAQNQTQANLGGAQTQFQNQQNIEFDDQKIQENAQQDSGQQTPGQEKQFKTTFESATALGITYQLDNKRNGKPWQKAKVRVFFASQDKPLEEKSTRLKLVYKSSKQGISNTTTTSVQANLVQTQGQTSQGWLNNQPAQAHYYYEFDLDNLDAGAQYTIIGLEDEAQQIKIIVPDPNAPVAVNFSSQPSVQSSFSFNTAPLITKMTYVPSETSIKLNLAVENSQKLDFSNHRAIIKFKKLRRKNNTYGWWDPTTASATDPSSTENIDSVTVRVPQRQPSAAVQAQQESEENFGITFLEFELGGLEKGNWYLIEEISLAAKGQNLTPLSLYIDKEKLQPLDKRVETSEAEKWQTIVNTTVETTAITSVTSSTTRNSRITVSGRQKNQAELTNGYFQIELDSGDWTFLKDKYNIQLELESVERKIFYTESKLIAESSVTTSGRTIRRIVLEAKGLIPGDKYTIKNYIFNLKEGVQNSYAVRLPQKLKVTPPVNATIDLKTKNAIKAIKYESVSEGQTNVDVEFYNNNGELNNKNLELNAKIDEQFGNKYIPSSWTQSDKRVTTTKRLTAQAGQITSTLQFEINSGLKKAKQYIIESIKDKSTRSGTPITFDTPINQESALQRKFYSTAENTRLIKTEIKDVTTDSATITLEFDQNDAFLKDDLVTLYLEKGDKSQSIGATTTITTGSGGQDKLQATFKFLNILEPGRKYKINALTSKTVDLKVDESQKDPNPNLTQGWKFATGGSGSSTSSSSSSSTSRNQVILDFITQPLITNIVKTEINDNDATIELEGWTKDLQDAGFSPKFTVTEKNPTTPAQPPQPAGSGGANNTTKDGTQQNSVPPAENKITFKVSSLNQFTEYNNITLTLQRNGGGTAGAGGAGGATASNVNQLAQDLTVAFAPEIASGAKKDLREFRTTAKKLNLADSDAVSLKAISTTTVNLSVKLKDPKQADSIADVPFIVSYKKVFPPIGNDLTIDSNSNPVLIDPKTQTLTFNIANLEPGAIYQVTEIIPYDSAIKESHKIENLQHDEQLLKYLKDVDGLPVKSASKSGSKFNDIYFAPLNVPVSLESAWSHPLRYDYYEGEQVYVKFNEQAGTAITMKWLKQNLKAELIPHRTHGNTNVANQNPVEKDLSTASNYQQQQKGHFNNDVVLSDLKWDPQRLTATFKLQPKTLKSIVGAQIKVTMKDTNNYQFDPSKEDQTTGSGNGTQSSQIGTTGQSTTAKPQSITFRLQSSAAIVTPTNVDYMNPGLIGFSYAIYDPLDLIQKTGKDYNPFGEFPHLTPYDEQDWLKVIINKQFGHSVSSRQIGTPDSQIFNSPSWNTGQPVQDIEVPEEPVAIRTKTDAGFGIKYVTLYWRINTNLGTFQLPAKFANAKPLWYPAGRVVNLPISLQFKNPDITSPASTYSFVLNSPYATPGHIMPYASTAAPHDALSIVTQGSDYRRRWNRQWGDSFDDTHAIPRINKFPKDISKVFWSAPSVEWTTNDLQLNDIFFLNRAIPKLTNNRNTSTGYNFDTKNLRIQTGLVGGFTGYNGGTWNILYVKNKDHDRDKPDLSKVSLTWNYNQQQFNAPDFENLAHKSSWIVSITSHDGKPLLYDPINYYDMLGPFWPPELPE